One Megasphaera elsdenii DSM 20460 genomic window carries:
- the prfA gene encoding peptide chain release factor 1 codes for MSSFMDKVQAVENKFMDLEQQISDPSVIARQDEWQKLTKEHASLMPIVETFRKYEDITSTIDGDKEIIDDPDSDNDLIAMAKEEMNGLTKEQADLEDQLHVLMLPKDPRDDKNVIMEIRAGAGGDEAALFAGDLFRMYMKYIEKQPGWKTSIISSNAPELGGFKEVVFSVEGSGVYGKLKYESGVHRVQRVPVTEAGGRIHTSTATVAVLPEAEDVEIDLNMDDVRVDYFRASGAGGQHVNKTSSAVRMTHIPTGMVVECQDERSQLENRAKALRVLKARLLDQAQQKADAELTEERRSQVGTGDRSERIRTYNFPQGRVTDHRINLTLYKLDNILNGDIDEFIQALAEARRAELMKEAEDE; via the coding sequence ATGAGCTCTTTTATGGATAAAGTCCAGGCCGTAGAAAATAAATTCATGGACCTGGAACAGCAGATCAGCGACCCGTCTGTCATTGCCCGTCAGGACGAATGGCAGAAACTGACGAAGGAACACGCTTCGCTGATGCCAATCGTAGAAACGTTCCGCAAGTACGAAGACATTACCAGCACTATCGACGGCGACAAGGAAATCATCGACGATCCCGACAGCGACAACGACCTCATCGCCATGGCCAAGGAAGAAATGAACGGCCTCACCAAGGAACAGGCCGACCTGGAAGACCAGTTGCACGTCCTCATGCTGCCCAAGGACCCGCGGGATGACAAGAACGTCATCATGGAAATCCGCGCCGGTGCCGGTGGCGACGAAGCGGCCCTCTTTGCAGGTGACTTGTTCCGCATGTACATGAAATATATTGAAAAACAGCCGGGCTGGAAGACCAGCATCATCAGTTCTAATGCACCGGAACTGGGCGGCTTCAAGGAAGTTGTCTTCTCCGTCGAAGGTTCCGGCGTCTATGGCAAATTGAAATATGAATCAGGTGTTCATCGCGTCCAGCGCGTGCCTGTCACCGAAGCCGGCGGCCGTATCCACACGTCGACGGCAACCGTCGCCGTCCTGCCGGAAGCAGAAGACGTCGAAATCGACCTCAATATGGACGACGTCCGCGTCGACTATTTCCGCGCCTCCGGGGCCGGCGGCCAGCACGTCAACAAGACGAGTTCTGCCGTACGCATGACCCATATCCCGACGGGGATGGTCGTCGAATGTCAGGACGAACGGTCCCAGCTGGAAAACCGTGCCAAAGCCTTGCGCGTCTTGAAAGCCCGTCTCCTTGACCAGGCCCAGCAGAAGGCCGATGCCGAATTGACAGAAGAACGGCGCAGCCAGGTCGGTACCGGCGACCGCAGCGAACGCATCCGCACGTATAACTTCCCTCAGGGCCGCGTGACGGACCATCGCATCAACCTGACGTTGTACAAACTGGATAACATCCTCAACGGCGATATTGACGAATTTATCCAAGCTTTGGCTGAAGCCCGCCGGGCCGAATTGATGAAAGAAGCCGAAGATGAATAA
- the prmC gene encoding peptide chain release factor N(5)-glutamine methyltransferase, with product MNKIWTIGALLQWTQQYFAGKGIDSPRLDAEILLAHVLHKERIYLYAHYDEPLNGEELAAYRAMVKKRADRLSVAHILGTKAFMGLDFKVSEDVLIPRPETEMLVETVVTAAEGTAPVIIDIGTGSGAIVLSLLHYLPQATGTGVDISTKALAIATGNGRSLGLDDRVTWIESDLFTQVPPGTCDWLVSNPPYLTQGDMEQLQPEVRHDPALALYGGDDGLDFYRRIAADSPAYVKVGGHCAVEIGAGQADDVTAIFCTGGAYEHDQTVKDYGGIDRVLVFSRKG from the coding sequence ATGAATAAGATTTGGACTATCGGTGCCTTGCTGCAATGGACGCAACAGTATTTTGCCGGCAAAGGCATCGATTCGCCGCGCCTCGATGCGGAAATTCTCTTGGCCCATGTCCTGCATAAAGAGCGCATCTATCTGTACGCCCATTATGACGAACCCCTGAACGGCGAAGAACTGGCAGCCTACCGGGCAATGGTCAAAAAGCGGGCCGACCGATTATCGGTGGCCCATATCCTAGGCACCAAAGCTTTCATGGGCCTCGATTTCAAGGTCAGTGAAGACGTCCTCATCCCCAGGCCGGAAACGGAAATGCTCGTCGAGACCGTCGTCACCGCTGCCGAAGGGACGGCGCCGGTCATCATCGACATCGGTACGGGCAGCGGGGCCATCGTCCTCAGCCTGCTCCATTACCTGCCGCAGGCGACGGGGACTGGCGTCGACATCTCGACCAAGGCCCTGGCTATAGCTACTGGAAATGGCCGTTCCCTGGGACTCGACGACCGCGTGACCTGGATTGAAAGCGATTTATTCACACAGGTTCCGCCTGGCACCTGTGACTGGCTGGTATCCAATCCGCCTTATCTGACGCAGGGCGATATGGAACAGCTCCAGCCGGAAGTACGCCACGATCCGGCGCTGGCCCTGTACGGCGGCGACGACGGCTTGGACTTCTATCGCCGCATTGCCGCAGACAGCCCGGCTTATGTCAAGGTTGGCGGCCACTGCGCTGTCGAAATCGGCGCCGGCCAGGCAGACGACGTGACAGCGATTTTCTGTACAGGTGGTGCCTATGAGCATGACCAGACCGTCAAGGATTACGGCGGCATAGACAGGGTCCTCGTATTTTCCAGAAAAGGGTAG
- a CDS encoding L-threonylcarbamoyladenylate synthase yields the protein MKQTKLVEITDIEKQKAILEEAGRIIRDGGLVVFPTETVYGIGANGLDADACRSIYVAKGRPSDNPLILTVPDEEGARQAAAVIPPTAQKLMDRFWPGPLTIVLPRKPIVPDAATGGLDTVALRCPDHDICRAFLRCAGVPVAGPSANLSTRPSPTTAEEVMHDMDGRVDMVIDGGPCHIGVESTIVECNGDDGVTILRPGGVTIEMLQEVVPHVRLDTTLVTGKGVPKAPGMKYRHYAPSAPMTVVVGPVDKVTEKLQALYDQAKGEGKTVGFLVSEEVGASFPHKDMYIWGRHGDKEALANQLYTGLLSFDSDKVDVILAEGIDDEGLGLAIMNRMKKAAGGHVVIVG from the coding sequence ATGAAACAGACGAAGCTTGTAGAAATTACGGATATAGAGAAACAGAAAGCCATCCTCGAAGAAGCGGGCCGTATCATCCGCGACGGCGGCCTGGTCGTCTTTCCGACGGAAACGGTTTACGGTATCGGTGCCAACGGCCTCGATGCCGACGCCTGCCGCAGCATTTACGTCGCCAAAGGCCGTCCCAGCGATAATCCGCTCATCCTGACGGTGCCCGATGAAGAAGGGGCCCGCCAGGCAGCAGCTGTCATCCCGCCGACGGCACAGAAGCTCATGGACCGCTTTTGGCCGGGACCGCTGACTATCGTCTTGCCGCGAAAGCCCATCGTACCCGATGCGGCGACTGGCGGCCTCGATACGGTGGCCCTGCGCTGCCCAGATCATGATATCTGCCGGGCTTTCCTGCGCTGTGCCGGTGTCCCCGTTGCCGGTCCCAGTGCCAACTTGTCGACCCGGCCCAGTCCGACGACGGCAGAAGAAGTCATGCACGACATGGATGGCCGCGTCGATATGGTCATCGATGGCGGTCCTTGTCATATCGGCGTCGAATCGACCATCGTCGAATGTAACGGCGATGACGGTGTCACCATCCTGCGTCCCGGCGGTGTTACCATCGAGATGCTGCAGGAAGTCGTACCTCATGTCCGGCTTGACACGACACTGGTCACGGGGAAGGGCGTCCCCAAGGCGCCGGGCATGAAATATCGCCACTATGCGCCGTCGGCACCGATGACGGTTGTCGTCGGCCCTGTCGATAAGGTAACGGAAAAACTGCAAGCCTTATACGACCAGGCCAAGGGCGAAGGCAAGACCGTCGGTTTTTTGGTCAGCGAAGAAGTAGGAGCTTCGTTCCCTCATAAGGATATGTATATCTGGGGCCGTCATGGCGACAAGGAAGCCTTGGCCAATCAGCTCTATACGGGCCTCTTGTCCTTTGACAGTGACAAAGTCGACGTCATCCTGGCCGAAGGCATTGATGATGAAGGCCTGGGCCTGGCTATCATGAACCGCATGAAGAAAGCCGCCGGTGGTCACGTAGTCATTGTCGGTTAA